In Polaribacter pacificus, the genomic window GTATTTTATAATATCGCAAAGTTCAGCTTAAACAAACCTATCTCCTACTATACCATTGGAGCACAAAACAACATAGAAATCCCTACCCGAATTTCAAAAGATCAGGTACTGAGCATAGAAGGAGTAGAACAATCTTTTATCCCGCTGCAGCAAAGCTACACGAACAAAGTTAACCTACAGATAGGAGATCAACTTAGTCAAGCCGGAATTTACCAAGTTAAAAACGAGGGCAACAGTATTCAAAGCATTGCTTTTAACTATAGCAATACAGAAAGTTCGCTCCGCTTTTTAGACCTAAACAACCTAAGCAAAGAAAACTCCAAGCTAAACACAGCCAACTCTATCAAAGAACTTTTGTATGAAAATCACAAAAAAAATGAAGTTACTTGGCTTTGGAAATGGTTTTTAGCGTTAGCTATTGTATCTTTGTTCTTTGAAATTTTGATTTTAAAACTCTTCAAACCATGAGTACGCTTCTTAAATCAGCTACTATAATTGATGAAACGAGCCCGTTTCACAATCTACAAAAAGACATATTGATCCAAAAAGGACAAATTATAGCCATCGAGAATCACATCGAAGAAAAAAAAGATTACCAAGTAATCTCTTTAGACAATCTTCATGTTTCAACTGGATGGTTTGACAGCAGTGTTTGCTTTGGAGAACCGGGTTTCGAAGAGCGAGAAACCATAACTAACGGGTTAAACACCGCTGCCAAAAGCGGTTTCACAGCAGTAGCTGTAAATCCAAATACACAACCTGTTATTGACAATAAATCTGCTGTAGAGTTTTTAAAAAACAAAGCAAAAGACCATGCAACTAAGCTATACCCTATCGCCGCTTTAAGTCAAGGCTGCCAAGGTGTAGAACTCTCAGAGATGTATGACTTACAACAGTCTGGAGCTATTGCTTATGGAGATTACAACAAGCCAATCAACAACGATAATCTAATGAAGATTGCGCTTTTATATGCGCAAAATTTTAATGGACTTGTGTTGAGTTTCCCTAAAAATAATGCAATTGCTGGAGAAGGTATTGCCAACGAAGGCGTAAACAGCACCAAATTAGGGCTAAAAGGCATCCCTGCTTTTGCAGAACACCTACAAATAGCTCGAGATTTATGTATATTAGAATACACTGGCGGACGTTTACACATTCCTACAATTAGCTCTGCTAAATCTGTATCATTAATCAAAGATGCAAAGAAAAAAGGGCTTCAAATTACCTGTAGTGTTAGCGCACATCACTTAACGCTCACTGATGATGAACTTATCGGTTTTGACGGAAATACAAAAGTAAACCCTCCCTTAAGAACACAAGCAGATTGCAAAGCGCTGGTCAAAGGAGTTAAAGAAGGTGTTATTGATGCAATTACCTCTGATCACAATCCTATTGATATCGAAAATAAAAAAGTAGAATTTAGCGCTGCTACAGACGGAACCATTGGACTGGAAAGTCTTTTTGGTAGTGTAAACAAGATACTGCCTTTAGACAAAACAATTGCCTGTCTAACAACCCAGGCAAAAGATAT contains:
- a CDS encoding dihydroorotase; translated protein: MSTLLKSATIIDETSPFHNLQKDILIQKGQIIAIENHIEEKKDYQVISLDNLHVSTGWFDSSVCFGEPGFEERETITNGLNTAAKSGFTAVAVNPNTQPVIDNKSAVEFLKNKAKDHATKLYPIAALSQGCQGVELSEMYDLQQSGAIAYGDYNKPINNDNLMKIALLYAQNFNGLVLSFPKNNAIAGEGIANEGVNSTKLGLKGIPAFAEHLQIARDLCILEYTGGRLHIPTISSAKSVSLIKDAKKKGLQITCSVSAHHLTLTDDELIGFDGNTKVNPPLRTQADCKALVKGVKEGVIDAITSDHNPIDIENKKVEFSAATDGTIGLESLFGSVNKILPLDKTIACLTTQAKDIFNIPKSTIAVNEIADLTLFNPEKLSIFTKEQIYSSSKNSVFLGKKLKGSAYGIYANHQLILNQ